In Dyadobacter sp. CECT 9275, the following proteins share a genomic window:
- the lipA gene encoding lipoyl synthase, giving the protein MIELPVIPSERRKRPDWLRVKLPAGPEFRKVRQLVDNYKLHTICESGSCPNMGECWGAGTATFMILGNVCTRSCSFCAVATGRPNEYDADEPRRVAEAIKLMQVKHAVITSVNRDELKDRGAEIWYQTVVQVKQNTPETTIETLIPDVKNNWDALIRMIEGGQEVVSHNMETVERLYRGVRPQAKYVRSLEQIRRTKEYGQRTKSGIMLGLGETVEEVYKAMDDLVENGLDILTLGQYLQPTKMHHEVIEWITPEMFENYKQEGLRRGLKYVESGPLVRSSYHAERHVNVPI; this is encoded by the coding sequence ATGATTGAATTACCAGTGATACCATCCGAACGCAGAAAACGTCCGGATTGGTTGCGGGTGAAATTGCCCGCCGGACCCGAGTTCCGGAAAGTCCGCCAATTAGTTGATAACTATAAACTTCACACCATCTGCGAGAGTGGCAGCTGCCCCAATATGGGCGAGTGCTGGGGTGCGGGTACGGCAACTTTCATGATCTTGGGTAATGTTTGTACACGCAGTTGCAGCTTTTGCGCGGTAGCAACAGGCCGCCCGAATGAATACGATGCAGACGAGCCCAGGAGGGTAGCCGAGGCCATCAAACTGATGCAGGTAAAACATGCCGTAATTACCTCCGTAAACCGGGATGAACTGAAAGATCGCGGCGCGGAAATATGGTATCAAACGGTGGTGCAGGTGAAACAGAATACGCCTGAAACAACCATAGAAACCTTAATTCCCGATGTTAAAAACAATTGGGATGCACTGATCCGGATGATTGAGGGAGGCCAGGAAGTGGTATCTCACAATATGGAAACCGTAGAACGCCTTTACCGCGGCGTTCGGCCGCAGGCTAAATATGTCCGAAGTCTGGAGCAGATCAGGCGGACCAAGGAATACGGGCAACGAACCAAGTCGGGCATCATGCTAGGACTTGGAGAAACCGTGGAAGAGGTGTACAAAGCGATGGACGACCTCGTTGAAAATGGGCTGGACATACTTACCCTAGGACAATATCTGCAGCCCACCAAAATGCACCACGAGGTAATCGAATGGATAACCCCCGAAATGTTTGAAAACTACAAACAGGAAGGTTTGAGAAGGGGCCTCAAATATGTTGAATCGGGCCCTTTGGTGCGATCCAGCTATCACGCAGAAAGGCATGTGAACGTGCCTATTTAA
- a CDS encoding 3-deoxy-D-manno-octulosonic acid transferase has product MTSFFYQAGIQALKAAMSVGALFSSKMRLGVEGRKGLQQKLRDFRNRIPADAPVAWFHAASLGEFEQGRPVMEAFRKQYPDYYIVLSFFSPSGYEVRKNYAGADFICYIPFDTVAGSKWFLEILKPAFAFFIKYEFWYNFLKELRSRNCHIISFSAIFRPGQIFFKPYGGFYRSLLSCFDHIHVQNEESLALLHQVGIRNCSVAGDTRFDRVMSIASAAAGRPEIVSFMDDRPRLVAGSVWGNDMEVLVPVLNQTRGRLKAIIAPHEIRKEQISMWVKSLDGKAVLYSELSEHNLAMADYLIIDNIGMLSSLYRYGDMAFIGGSFGAGLHNILEAATFGLPVIFGAKGYHKFQEAKDLIALKGAVAVSDTGETLKQMEGWISNPEQMRLAGSICAGYVAQRTGATDAVMGMVAQLIKK; this is encoded by the coding sequence TTGACTTCTTTTTTTTATCAGGCCGGTATTCAAGCACTTAAGGCGGCCATGTCGGTAGGTGCTTTGTTCAGTTCCAAGATGCGGCTGGGCGTGGAAGGCAGAAAGGGCCTGCAGCAAAAGCTCCGCGATTTTCGTAACCGTATCCCGGCAGATGCACCAGTTGCCTGGTTTCACGCAGCATCGCTGGGGGAGTTTGAGCAAGGGAGACCGGTTATGGAGGCGTTCCGTAAGCAATATCCGGATTATTATATTGTTCTCAGTTTTTTTTCTCCTTCTGGTTATGAGGTCCGGAAGAATTATGCTGGTGCTGATTTCATCTGTTATATTCCCTTTGATACGGTGGCGGGCAGTAAGTGGTTTTTGGAGATATTAAAACCAGCATTTGCCTTTTTTATCAAATATGAATTCTGGTATAATTTTCTGAAAGAACTTCGCAGCAGGAATTGTCATATCATTTCTTTTTCAGCTATTTTTCGTCCGGGGCAGATATTTTTCAAACCTTATGGAGGTTTTTACAGGAGCCTTCTTTCCTGTTTTGATCACATTCATGTACAGAACGAAGAGTCGCTGGCACTCCTTCATCAGGTGGGTATCAGGAACTGCTCGGTTGCCGGAGATACCCGTTTCGACCGCGTGATGAGCATTGCGTCAGCAGCTGCCGGGCGCCCCGAAATTGTAAGTTTTATGGACGACCGGCCACGGCTGGTAGCTGGCTCGGTCTGGGGAAATGATATGGAGGTACTTGTTCCGGTTTTGAATCAAACCCGGGGCAGGTTAAAAGCGATTATCGCTCCGCATGAGATCAGAAAGGAACAGATCAGCATGTGGGTGAAATCTCTGGATGGGAAAGCAGTATTATATTCCGAGTTGTCGGAGCACAACCTGGCAATGGCCGATTATCTGATCATTGATAACATTGGCATGCTGTCGTCATTATACCGTTACGGAGATATGGCCTTCATTGGCGGATCATTTGGAGCAGGACTACACAATATTCTGGAAGCAGCCACTTTCGGATTGCCGGTCATCTTTGGGGCTAAGGGCTATCATAAGTTCCAGGAAGCGAAGGATTTGATTGCGCTTAAAGGTGCAGTTGCTGTTTCGGATACCGGGGAAACGCTAAAGCAGATGGAAGGCTGGATCAGCAATCCGGAGCAAATGAGGCTGGCGGGGAGTATTTGTGCAGGATATGTAGCACAGCGCACCGGGGCAACCGATGCAGTAATGGGCATGGTTGCGCAACTGATAAAAAAATAG
- a CDS encoding efflux RND transporter periplasmic adaptor subunit → MRTVLLIGGIIIALVLGKLFIFSKPGKESSESGKGGSKSAGRSGGAVPVNVYVIGRESIENEIFASGTVLPNEEVDLKAEISGRLIKLNIREGSVISKGQLIAKINDRDLKAQLQKVEYNQDLARRIEGRQKKLLNVEAINLQDYDVTTNDIRVLDAEKEVIESQLEKTEIRAPFSGKIGLKNISEGAYLAPGTSIVTIVQSNPVKIDFTVPEKYAADIHVGSLIKFNMDGDGGTYTAKVVALDPKVDETLRTLRIRAVAQNPAGRFVPGMFVKVQVNLAANKNAIMIPTEAIVPVLKGKKVYLVRNGKAQEAMVTTGLRTDTKIQIIDGLKSGDSLITSGIIAIKADTPVKVN, encoded by the coding sequence ATGCGTACAGTTTTGTTGATTGGTGGAATCATAATTGCGTTGGTGCTGGGGAAGCTGTTTATTTTCTCAAAACCAGGGAAGGAGTCTTCTGAGAGTGGAAAGGGTGGAAGTAAAAGTGCGGGAAGGTCTGGTGGAGCGGTGCCTGTGAATGTGTATGTGATTGGGCGTGAATCCATTGAGAATGAAATATTTGCTTCCGGAACGGTGCTGCCGAATGAAGAGGTGGACCTGAAAGCTGAAATATCCGGAAGGCTGATCAAGCTTAACATAAGGGAGGGTTCTGTCATATCAAAGGGACAACTGATTGCAAAAATAAACGACCGCGACTTGAAAGCACAGCTGCAGAAAGTGGAATATAACCAGGATCTGGCACGCAGGATTGAAGGGCGGCAGAAAAAACTGCTGAATGTGGAGGCAATCAATTTGCAGGATTACGATGTAACCACCAACGACATCAGGGTACTGGATGCTGAAAAAGAAGTCATTGAATCGCAACTGGAAAAGACGGAAATAAGGGCACCTTTCAGCGGAAAAATAGGACTCAAGAATATTAGCGAGGGTGCTTATCTGGCTCCCGGAACCTCCATCGTTACCATTGTGCAGAGCAATCCCGTAAAGATTGACTTCACGGTTCCTGAAAAATATGCCGCGGATATTCATGTAGGCAGCCTGATCAAATTTAACATGGATGGAGATGGCGGAACCTATACGGCGAAGGTAGTGGCACTGGACCCCAAAGTCGATGAAACACTCAGGACCTTAAGGATACGGGCAGTGGCTCAGAATCCGGCGGGCAGGTTTGTTCCGGGTATGTTTGTGAAGGTGCAGGTAAATCTTGCAGCCAATAAGAATGCGATCATGATACCTACTGAAGCTATTGTTCCGGTTTTGAAAGGTAAAAAGGTATACTTGGTCAGAAATGGCAAAGCTCAGGAAGCGATGGTCACTACCGGTTTGAGAACCGACACCAAAATCCAGATCATAGACGGCCTGAAGTCGGGTGACTCGCTGATCACGTCCGGTATTATTGCCATTAAAGCAGATACCCCCGTTAAAGTCAACTGA
- a CDS encoding ROK family protein, whose product MKNQVPLLIFVKNRIRSNLLLHLYKNGDTSINKMARLFHASIPSATGIVNELIREGWIIETGTGPARAGRPPVLYGLNSKKYLSLIMDINRHGTQLVIFDMYNQLIVKRKVDIRLDDSPHFLELLFAETEIFLSSHHISPDKLWGIGVSMPGLINTSQGVNLTYLNLTPPGVPLVSYLRKHFNMPVCLFNDTKATTIGEHRFGFAVDKSQVLTINIDWGVGLGIIINGEVFNGASGFAGELGHIQVKPDGMLCHCGKIGCLDTITSAMALIRQAKDGITNGKATILTQIVQGDLSKLDTSHIIEAVHAGDEFSIDLLGNVGTELGKGLATAVHLFNPEVIIVGGLLAEAGPFISNPIEQAINKYCLSDFKNSLSIHISKLGAKARLLGTQAYLFEHLIAKEFS is encoded by the coding sequence TTGAAGAACCAAGTTCCGTTATTGATATTCGTAAAAAACCGTATCAGAAGCAATTTATTGCTTCATCTGTATAAAAATGGTGATACTTCTATCAACAAAATGGCACGGTTGTTCCACGCCAGTATCCCGTCGGCTACTGGAATCGTGAACGAACTTATCAGGGAAGGTTGGATCATTGAAACAGGAACCGGACCAGCCAGAGCGGGCCGTCCTCCGGTACTCTATGGCTTGAACTCCAAAAAATACCTTTCGCTGATCATGGACATCAACCGCCATGGTACGCAACTTGTGATTTTTGATATGTACAACCAGCTTATTGTCAAACGAAAAGTTGACATCAGGCTGGATGACTCGCCCCATTTTCTTGAACTCCTTTTTGCGGAAACTGAGATATTCCTGTCTTCACATCATATTTCTCCTGACAAATTATGGGGCATAGGTGTTTCCATGCCCGGACTGATCAATACCTCGCAGGGCGTAAACCTTACCTATCTGAACCTTACTCCGCCTGGCGTTCCGCTGGTTTCGTACCTGAGGAAACACTTCAATATGCCGGTTTGCCTGTTTAACGATACCAAAGCTACCACCATCGGAGAACACCGGTTCGGATTTGCGGTTGATAAATCGCAGGTACTCACCATTAACATCGACTGGGGTGTTGGACTTGGTATTATTATCAATGGAGAAGTTTTCAACGGGGCATCAGGCTTCGCCGGAGAGCTCGGACACATTCAGGTTAAACCTGACGGTATGTTATGTCACTGTGGAAAAATAGGCTGCCTGGACACCATCACTTCCGCTATGGCTTTGATACGCCAGGCGAAAGATGGCATTACAAACGGAAAAGCGACCATCCTAACCCAGATTGTACAGGGCGATCTTTCCAAACTGGATACCTCCCATATTATTGAGGCAGTTCATGCAGGTGACGAATTTTCAATAGATCTTTTGGGAAATGTGGGGACGGAGCTTGGAAAGGGCCTTGCAACAGCTGTGCACCTTTTCAATCCGGAAGTGATCATCGTGGGCGGTTTGCTTGCCGAAGCAGGCCCCTTTATTTCAAACCCTATTGAACAGGCCATTAATAAGTACTGCCTTTCCGACTTCAAGAATTCACTTTCCATACATATCTCGAAACTGGGGGCAAAGGCCAGGTTGCTGGGCACGCAGGCCTATCTTTTCGAGCATCTGATTGCCAAAGAATTTTCCTGA
- a CDS encoding efflux RND transporter permease subunit: MSISTLSIKRPVLAIVMNLLIILFGFLGYKFLGMREFPSIDPPVVSIRTSYTGANADIIESQITEPLEKQLNSIEGIKSISSVSSQGASQITVEFDIGVDMERAANDVRDKVGSASRTLPLDIDGPPVVAKADANSEPIIVLTFKSDTRSHLEVSDYAENVIAQRLQTIEGVSEIRIFGQKKYAMRIWMDPIKMTALGITTQDVKAALDKENVELPSGKLAGNNTELIVKTVGRFRTEEDFNELIIKNSSTQTIHLKDIGFAQLGPENEETILRLDNVPMIGLAISPMPGANYINIAEEVNKRMTAIKKELPKDYQLETLIDNTIFVKRSIEEVGETLLIAIVLVVIIIYLFFRDWLIAFRPLIDIPVSLIGTFFVMYVMGFSINVLTLLAIVLATGLVVDDGIVVTENIFKKIEEGMSPIEAAIKGANEIIFAVLSTSITLASVFLPVIFMEGFVGKLFREFGIVISAAVLISAFVSLTLTPMLNAYLVRKTHKKSWFYEKTEPFYERVTNNYHKALADFLKIRWVSIPLIAITCGMIYFFGKGLQSELAPLDDRNWFRINMTAPEGSSFEFTDNYVKAVSQMMMDSMPGRKGLMMITSPGNSGLGAANTGTGRVALIDKMERKETQQEIADYINKKLKQMPDAKSFVVQQQTISVDSRGGLPVQYVIQAPDFEKLRSYLPKFMEEVSNDPTFAITDVNLKFSKPELQISIDREKAKSLGVSVQDVAQTMQLAFAGQRFGYFTMNGRQYQVIGQYDRANRDEPLDLKSMYVKTNTGAIVQLDNIVKAMEESSPPQLFHYNRYMSATVQAALAPGKTIGDGIAAMDRIRDKLNDETIQTALSGSSRDYAESSSNTMFSFFLALVLIYFILAAQFESFIDPFIIMITVPLAIGGAVFSLWFFDQTLNIFSQIGMIMLIGLVTKNGILIVEFANQLREQGRSIQEAALEAATLRFRPILMTSLATILGALPIAMALGSAGKSRMSMGIVIMGGLLFSLVLTLYVIPAMYTFLSRNKDYEKMKMIERIAHDSELEEETHA; this comes from the coding sequence ATGAGTATATCAACCTTATCAATAAAACGTCCTGTCCTGGCCATTGTGATGAACTTGCTCATCATATTGTTCGGTTTTTTGGGATACAAGTTTCTGGGAATGCGAGAATTCCCCTCCATCGATCCCCCGGTGGTATCCATCCGGACGAGTTATACCGGTGCCAACGCGGATATTATTGAGTCGCAGATTACAGAACCTCTTGAAAAACAGCTGAATAGTATAGAGGGGATTAAGTCCATCAGCTCCGTGAGCAGCCAGGGGGCCAGCCAGATCACCGTAGAGTTTGATATTGGCGTGGACATGGAACGTGCCGCCAATGATGTCAGAGACAAGGTGGGATCGGCATCCAGAACTTTACCGCTGGATATAGACGGCCCCCCCGTTGTAGCCAAAGCGGATGCCAACTCGGAACCCATTATTGTCCTTACTTTTAAAAGTGATACCCGCTCACATCTCGAGGTAAGTGATTATGCCGAAAATGTGATTGCCCAGAGATTGCAGACCATTGAGGGCGTAAGTGAGATCAGGATATTCGGGCAGAAGAAATATGCCATGAGGATTTGGATGGATCCCATCAAAATGACTGCGCTCGGGATCACGACACAAGATGTAAAAGCGGCGCTGGATAAAGAAAACGTTGAATTGCCAAGCGGGAAACTGGCCGGAAACAACACCGAGCTTATTGTGAAAACGGTGGGCCGGTTTCGTACCGAAGAAGATTTCAATGAACTGATCATTAAGAATTCCAGTACCCAGACGATCCATCTAAAGGATATCGGATTTGCCCAGCTCGGGCCCGAAAATGAAGAAACAATACTGCGCCTGGACAATGTGCCCATGATCGGGCTGGCCATTTCACCCATGCCGGGAGCCAATTATATCAACATTGCCGAGGAAGTCAACAAGCGGATGACCGCTATCAAAAAGGAGCTGCCCAAGGATTATCAGCTGGAAACTCTCATTGATAATACCATTTTTGTAAAACGCTCAATTGAGGAGGTAGGAGAAACGTTGCTGATTGCCATTGTGCTGGTGGTTATAATCATCTATCTTTTCTTTCGTGACTGGCTTATTGCTTTCCGTCCGCTGATTGATATCCCGGTTTCATTAATCGGGACGTTTTTTGTGATGTATGTAATGGGTTTTTCTATTAATGTACTCACCTTGCTCGCGATTGTACTGGCTACGGGGCTCGTTGTGGATGATGGGATTGTGGTCACGGAGAATATCTTTAAAAAGATAGAAGAAGGCATGAGTCCTATTGAGGCGGCGATCAAAGGAGCTAATGAGATTATTTTTGCAGTATTGTCGACCTCCATTACCCTGGCCTCCGTGTTCCTGCCGGTGATTTTCATGGAAGGTTTCGTAGGAAAACTGTTCCGGGAGTTTGGTATCGTGATTTCGGCTGCTGTACTGATCTCTGCTTTTGTATCGCTGACGCTAACGCCCATGCTGAACGCGTATCTGGTGAGAAAGACACATAAAAAGAGCTGGTTTTACGAAAAGACGGAGCCTTTCTACGAGCGGGTAACAAATAACTATCACAAAGCGCTTGCGGATTTCCTGAAGATACGCTGGGTATCTATTCCGCTTATTGCCATTACCTGCGGAATGATTTATTTCTTTGGTAAGGGTTTGCAGTCTGAGCTTGCACCGCTGGACGACAGGAACTGGTTCAGGATCAACATGACAGCCCCGGAAGGTTCCTCGTTTGAATTTACGGATAATTACGTCAAGGCTGTGAGCCAGATGATGATGGATTCCATGCCAGGGCGGAAAGGGCTGATGATGATCACGTCCCCGGGTAACTCCGGCCTCGGAGCAGCCAATACGGGCACGGGAAGGGTGGCCCTGATTGATAAAATGGAAAGAAAGGAAACGCAGCAGGAAATAGCCGATTATATCAATAAGAAATTAAAACAAATGCCTGATGCCAAGTCGTTTGTGGTACAGCAGCAAACCATTTCTGTTGATTCACGTGGAGGCTTGCCGGTTCAGTACGTGATTCAGGCTCCTGATTTTGAAAAATTGAGGTCCTATCTTCCAAAGTTTATGGAAGAAGTGTCCAATGATCCGACCTTTGCTATTACGGATGTCAATCTGAAATTCAGCAAGCCGGAACTCCAGATTAGTATTGATCGCGAAAAAGCCAAGTCTTTGGGAGTATCGGTTCAGGATGTAGCACAAACGATGCAGCTCGCCTTTGCCGGACAGCGTTTCGGATATTTCACCATGAACGGTCGCCAGTATCAGGTGATCGGGCAGTACGACAGAGCCAATCGGGACGAGCCGCTGGATCTGAAAAGCATGTATGTGAAAACAAATACCGGAGCCATTGTGCAGCTGGACAATATTGTAAAGGCCATGGAAGAAAGCAGTCCACCGCAACTTTTCCATTACAACCGTTACATGAGTGCCACCGTGCAGGCGGCGCTGGCACCGGGCAAAACCATCGGCGATGGTATAGCGGCGATGGACAGAATACGGGACAAACTGAACGACGAAACCATTCAGACCGCCCTGAGCGGCTCATCGCGTGACTATGCCGAAAGTTCCTCTAACACCATGTTCTCGTTTTTCCTGGCGCTGGTTTTGATTTATTTCATCCTGGCGGCACAGTTTGAAAGCTTTATTGATCCGTTTATTATTATGATCACGGTACCACTGGCGATTGGCGGGGCTGTATTTTCACTTTGGTTTTTTGATCAGACCCTTAATATTTTCAGCCAGATAGGGATGATCATGCTGATTGGCCTGGTAACTAAAAATGGTATCCTGATCGTCGAGTTTGCCAATCAGTTGAGGGAGCAGGGAAGGAGTATCCAGGAAGCAGCTCTGGAAGCCGCCACCTTACGTTTCAGACCGATCCTGATGACGAGCCTGGCAACCATCCTGGGCGCGTTACCCATCGCTATGGCCTTAGGTTCCGCAGGGAAAAGTCGTATGTCCATGGGTATTGTGATTATGGGTGGACTGTTGTTCTCGCTCGTACTGACCTTGTATGTCATTCCTGCCATGTATACCTTCCTTTCCCGGAATAAGGATTATGAAAAAATGAAAATGATCGAGCGGATCGCACACGACAGCGAGCTGGAGGAGGAAACCCACGCTTAG
- the rsgA gene encoding ribosome small subunit-dependent GTPase A — MSRKGLVTRSTGSWYDVRDADNGHIWQCRLKGKFKTMGLKVTNPIAVGDFVGYEIEDSGENFGIIDTIFPRNNYVIRSSVHKTGHGHLIAANVDQAILIATLVFPRTSLGFIDRFLVAIESFRIPGVLVFNKQDLIHEEMKAFQDELIGLYESLGYTCLTTTAVTGAGLQEFHDLMKGKTSLLSGHSGVGKSTLVNAIAPGLELKTQEVSTFANKGVHTTTFAEMFELGEGTFIIDSPGIKELGLADMKPDEISHYFPEMRALLNQCRFNNCQHINEPGCSVKEAVAEGAIAFSRYESYLSMVGGGDNRK, encoded by the coding sequence GTGTCAAGAAAAGGGTTGGTTACCAGATCCACAGGTTCGTGGTATGATGTGCGTGATGCCGATAACGGCCATATCTGGCAGTGCAGGCTTAAGGGAAAGTTTAAGACAATGGGCCTGAAGGTTACCAATCCTATTGCCGTGGGAGATTTTGTGGGCTATGAGATAGAAGATTCAGGAGAGAATTTTGGGATTATCGACACAATTTTTCCCAGGAACAACTATGTGATCAGGAGTTCGGTGCATAAAACGGGGCATGGGCACCTGATTGCGGCCAACGTTGACCAGGCGATCTTAATTGCGACGCTGGTATTTCCAAGAACGTCGCTGGGTTTTATTGACAGGTTTTTGGTGGCCATAGAGTCTTTCCGTATTCCGGGTGTGCTTGTTTTCAACAAACAGGATCTCATCCATGAAGAAATGAAAGCTTTTCAGGATGAACTGATCGGCTTGTATGAAAGCCTGGGATACACCTGTCTGACAACCACAGCGGTTACAGGTGCCGGGTTGCAGGAGTTTCATGATCTGATGAAGGGCAAAACGTCCTTATTGTCCGGGCATTCCGGTGTGGGAAAGTCCACTTTGGTTAACGCCATTGCGCCTGGTCTGGAACTGAAAACGCAGGAGGTTTCCACTTTTGCCAATAAGGGGGTGCACACCACCACCTTTGCAGAAATGTTTGAACTTGGAGAGGGTACATTTATCATTGATTCTCCGGGGATTAAGGAATTGGGGCTGGCAGATATGAAACCTGATGAAATAAGCCATTATTTCCCTGAAATGCGCGCCTTGTTAAATCAATGCAGATTTAATAATTGCCAGCATATTAACGAGCCAGGCTGCTCGGTGAAAGAGGCGGTTGCTGAAGGAGCAATTGCTTTCAGCAGATATGAGAGCTATCTTAGTATGGTAGGCGGAGGAGATAACCGCAAGTAA
- a CDS encoding fatty acid desaturase family protein — protein sequence MLYQKIRFTNSEKSTFFHVLRQRVDHHFAANNLCKSGGQKILSKAAFMLALYLIPYTLILSFNLPGWAMLLLAVTMGWGIAGVGMSVMHDAIHGSLATSKVLNKIMGGSIYLLGGNVYNWEVQHNRLHHTYTNIHEVDEDITGKFLLRLSFQEKKKFIHRFQHIYAFFLYSLMTFSFLWKDFKEISLFNKMAESGLTKRYPRKELIRLVATKLAYLVFICVIPLLLTSLSFGQWLLGFLAMHCTAGMILSTVFQMAHVVEGTEQPEPDTSGCIENAWAVHQLQTTSNFAGKNRFLSWYIGGLDYQIEHHLFPSISHIHYRSLSPIVRETALEYGLQYNAKRNFFRALGSHVRMLKSMGTETHAIESVIV from the coding sequence ATGCTTTATCAGAAAATCAGATTTACCAATTCGGAAAAATCAACATTTTTCCACGTTCTCAGGCAGAGAGTTGACCACCATTTTGCAGCTAACAATTTATGCAAATCTGGCGGACAAAAAATCCTGTCTAAAGCTGCCTTTATGCTGGCCCTGTACCTCATTCCCTACACCCTGATACTGAGCTTCAATTTACCCGGCTGGGCAATGCTGCTACTTGCGGTGACCATGGGCTGGGGCATCGCGGGAGTGGGCATGTCGGTCATGCACGATGCGATACATGGCTCACTGGCGACTTCTAAAGTTCTCAATAAAATAATGGGAGGATCCATATATCTGCTGGGAGGCAATGTCTATAACTGGGAAGTGCAACACAACCGGCTGCATCATACTTATACCAATATTCATGAAGTTGACGAGGATATCACCGGTAAATTTTTACTGCGATTATCCTTCCAGGAAAAAAAGAAGTTTATTCACCGCTTTCAGCACATCTACGCCTTCTTTCTGTATAGCCTGATGACCTTTTCTTTTTTGTGGAAAGATTTTAAGGAGATCAGCTTGTTCAACAAAATGGCTGAATCAGGTCTTACAAAACGTTATCCCAGAAAGGAACTCATCCGGCTCGTGGCAACCAAACTGGCCTACCTTGTTTTCATCTGTGTGATTCCGCTCTTATTAACCTCGTTATCATTTGGACAGTGGCTACTGGGTTTTTTGGCCATGCATTGCACGGCTGGTATGATCCTCAGCACTGTGTTTCAGATGGCACACGTGGTGGAAGGTACCGAGCAGCCTGAGCCCGACACATCAGGCTGTATCGAAAACGCATGGGCTGTCCACCAGTTGCAGACTACGTCCAATTTTGCAGGAAAAAACAGGTTCCTATCCTGGTATATAGGCGGCTTGGATTATCAGATCGAACATCATTTATTCCCGTCCATTTCACATATACATTACCGTTCACTTTCCCCCATTGTGAGAGAAACGGCACTTGAATACGGGCTTCAATATAACGCCAAGAGAAATTTCTTCAGGGCGCTGGGGTCCCATGTAAGAATGCTGAAAAGTATGGGAACTGAAACACACGCCATCGAATCGGTTATTGTGTAA
- the metK gene encoding methionine adenosyltransferase, producing the protein MPYLFTSESVSEGHPDKVADQISDALIDNFLAWDTTSKVACETLVTTGQVVLAGEVKTNTYLDVQKITREVIRKIGYTKSEYMFEANSCGILSAIHDQSADINQGVDRVAVSENFEEKANAQGAGDQGMMFGYATRETENYMPLALDLAHKILQEMSSIRNNELELIPYLRPDAKSQVTIEYSDENVPQRIDTIVVSTQHDDFDSEESMLARIKSDIIEIVIPRVKAKLTPELQQLFNADITYHINPTGKFVIGGPHGDTGLTGRKIIVDTYGGKGAHGGGAFSGKDPSKVDRSAAYATRHIAKNMVASGLCDEVLVQVSYAIGVATPCGLYVNTYGTSKVAANDGAIAEKIGEIFDMRPYAIEQRLKLRNPIYSETAAYGHMGRKNEIVKKSFKGANGDEKEVEVELFTWEKLDFVDKIRESFAL; encoded by the coding sequence ATGCCATATTTATTTACCTCGGAATCGGTTTCCGAAGGACACCCGGATAAAGTAGCCGATCAGATTTCGGATGCCCTGATTGATAACTTTTTAGCCTGGGATACCACCAGTAAAGTAGCTTGTGAAACACTGGTAACGACTGGTCAGGTAGTGTTAGCCGGTGAAGTAAAAACCAATACCTATCTGGATGTACAGAAAATCACACGGGAGGTCATCCGTAAAATCGGATATACCAAAAGTGAGTATATGTTCGAGGCTAATTCATGCGGTATACTATCTGCCATTCACGACCAGAGCGCAGACATTAACCAGGGTGTGGACCGGGTAGCGGTTTCGGAAAATTTTGAAGAAAAAGCGAATGCGCAAGGTGCTGGCGACCAGGGGATGATGTTTGGATATGCCACCCGTGAAACCGAAAATTACATGCCTCTGGCTTTGGATCTTGCTCACAAGATCCTGCAGGAAATGTCCTCCATTCGCAACAACGAACTGGAATTAATTCCATATCTCCGCCCCGACGCCAAATCACAGGTAACCATTGAGTACAGTGACGAAAATGTACCACAACGTATTGATACAATAGTAGTATCCACACAACACGACGACTTCGATTCCGAAGAAAGCATGCTGGCCAGGATCAAATCAGACATCATCGAGATTGTGATTCCCCGGGTAAAAGCGAAACTTACTCCGGAGCTGCAACAATTATTTAATGCCGATATTACTTACCATATTAACCCAACCGGAAAATTCGTTATCGGCGGGCCGCACGGGGATACCGGGTTAACAGGTAGAAAAATCATCGTAGATACCTACGGCGGAAAAGGCGCACATGGTGGTGGTGCCTTTTCAGGAAAAGATCCTTCCAAAGTGGACCGTTCCGCAGCTTATGCCACCCGCCACATTGCAAAAAACATGGTTGCTTCCGGGCTTTGCGATGAAGTTCTGGTTCAGGTATCGTACGCAATCGGTGTGGCTACTCCCTGCGGACTTTATGTGAATACCTATGGAACTTCAAAAGTTGCAGCTAACGACGGTGCGATTGCGGAGAAAATTGGCGAGATTTTTGACATGCGCCCCTACGCAATAGAACAACGCTTAAAACTACGTAACCCGATCTACTCGGAAACAGCTGCTTACGGCCACATGGGGCGTAAAAATGAAATTGTAAAAAAATCATTTAAAGGTGCCAACGGAGACGAAAAAGAAGTGGAGGTTGAACTATTTACATGGGAGAAGCTTGATTTCGTAGATAAGATCAGGGAATCGTTTGCTTTGTAA